From the genome of Cytobacillus firmus, one region includes:
- a CDS encoding cysteine desulfurase family protein, whose product MNKVYLDYNASTPLAPEVADHMYPFLTDFYGNPSAVHWAGQPVKEKMNRAREQVSDLLSCSPEEIIFTSGGSEANNLALKGYYFKHLSKGKHIITSKIEHPAIIEPLKFLERLGAELTMLDVDKYGLVSAGDIEKAIREDTILITIMHSNNEVGTLQPIEEIGEIARRHKIAFHTDASQSAGKVPVDVNELNVDMLTIAGHKLYAPKGIGVLYIRKGTELEPLIHGAGHEFGMRAGTENTLLAAGLGKACELAQEQVWDRKLADLTNYFWGQLKEAFGEEVVLNGHEEKRLPNTLNVSFINRVGQDILSAIPQLAASTGSACHSGKVELSPVLREMKVPEHVGMGAIRFSLGRYTEKEELDQVVSWLKEKI is encoded by the coding sequence ATGAACAAAGTTTATCTCGATTACAACGCAAGCACGCCTTTGGCCCCAGAGGTTGCTGATCACATGTATCCTTTTCTGACAGACTTTTACGGAAATCCTTCCGCAGTGCACTGGGCAGGGCAGCCAGTAAAAGAAAAAATGAATCGTGCAAGGGAACAGGTATCTGACTTGCTGTCATGCTCACCTGAAGAGATTATTTTTACCAGCGGTGGAAGTGAAGCAAACAACCTCGCATTAAAGGGCTATTATTTCAAGCATCTTTCAAAAGGCAAGCACATCATTACATCAAAAATAGAGCATCCTGCCATAATCGAGCCTTTAAAATTTCTGGAGCGTTTAGGTGCTGAACTCACGATGTTGGATGTGGATAAATATGGATTGGTTTCTGCTGGGGATATTGAAAAGGCTATCCGGGAAGACACAATCCTGATCACCATTATGCATTCAAACAATGAAGTGGGGACTCTTCAGCCAATAGAAGAAATAGGGGAAATCGCAAGGAGGCACAAGATTGCATTTCATACCGATGCTTCCCAATCCGCCGGAAAAGTGCCTGTTGATGTTAATGAGCTGAATGTGGATATGCTCACCATTGCCGGTCATAAATTGTACGCGCCTAAAGGGATTGGCGTCTTATATATCAGGAAAGGCACAGAGCTTGAACCGCTTATTCACGGGGCAGGACATGAGTTTGGAATGCGTGCAGGAACAGAGAACACATTGCTTGCAGCCGGGCTCGGAAAAGCCTGTGAGCTGGCACAGGAGCAGGTCTGGGACCGGAAGCTTGCTGACTTAACAAATTATTTTTGGGGTCAATTGAAGGAGGCATTTGGTGAAGAGGTTGTTCTTAATGGCCATGAAGAAAAACGGCTACCGAATACCCTGAATGTGAGTTTTATCAATAGGGTTGGACAGGACATCTTATCCGCCATACCTCAGCTTGCTGCCTCCACAGGATCAGCCTGCCATTCAGGCAAAGTGGAATTGTCCCCCGTTTTACGGGAAATGAAGGTTCCTGAGCATGTTGGAATGGGTGCTATCAGATTTAGTCTTGGGAGATATACGGAAAAAGAGGAACTTGATCAGGTGGTTTCATGGCTTAAAGAAAAGATCTAG
- a CDS encoding VOC family protein: protein MIKQVGQIMLYVNNQDEAVNFWTEKAGFQILAEEDNGQGMRWIEVSPSKESETSIVLHNKEWVAKMSPGLNLGTPSLMFITEDLERLHSDFSNKGITVGEIVEMPSGRVFNFADGEENYFAVMERK, encoded by the coding sequence ATGATTAAGCAAGTCGGACAAATTATGCTATACGTTAACAATCAGGATGAAGCAGTAAATTTTTGGACTGAAAAAGCTGGATTTCAGATATTGGCCGAAGAAGATAATGGCCAGGGGATGAGATGGATCGAAGTATCTCCATCAAAGGAGTCGGAGACGAGTATTGTTCTGCACAATAAGGAATGGGTAGCGAAGATGTCGCCGGGATTAAACCTGGGCACCCCTTCGTTGATGTTTATTACAGAAGATCTTGAAAGACTTCATAGCGACTTTTCAAACAAGGGCATTACGGTTGGAGAAATTGTAGAAATGCCTTCAGGCCGGGTTTTTAACTTTGCGGATGGAGAAGAAAATTACTTTGCTGTGATGGAGAGAAAGTGA
- a CDS encoding phospholipase: MSRKKQIPCLFPGYRWCGPGCSGPGAPINGVDACCKAHDKCWSSGRSKCSCDQEFLRCLKPKTNLHGEEGTIATIIYIYMKIQTDFTCSRFRRRRHY; this comes from the coding sequence GTGAGTAGAAAAAAACAAATTCCTTGCCTTTTCCCCGGATACCGATGGTGCGGTCCCGGATGCAGCGGACCAGGCGCCCCTATTAATGGAGTGGATGCCTGCTGCAAAGCTCATGATAAATGCTGGTCAAGCGGAAGATCCAAATGCAGCTGTGACCAGGAATTTCTCAGATGCCTGAAGCCAAAAACAAACCTGCATGGCGAAGAAGGAACCATTGCGACGATCATTTATATTTATATGAAGATTCAAACCGATTTTACCTGCAGCCGGTTTCGGAGGAGAAGACATTATTAA
- a CDS encoding VOC family protein — translation MKLGAFSVSLTVKDIKKSKEFYEKLGFEALGGNIEQNWLILKNENCVIGLFQGMFEKNILTFNPGWNQNAENLEEFTDILDLQKQLKEQGIPIINEADESGSGPASFTLEDPDGNAILFDQHR, via the coding sequence ATGAAACTAGGAGCGTTTTCAGTAAGCTTAACCGTAAAAGACATTAAGAAGTCAAAAGAATTTTACGAAAAACTTGGTTTTGAAGCATTAGGCGGGAATATTGAGCAAAATTGGCTGATACTGAAGAATGAAAACTGTGTCATAGGTCTATTCCAAGGCATGTTCGAGAAAAACATCCTTACATTTAATCCTGGCTGGAATCAGAATGCAGAAAACCTAGAGGAATTCACTGACATTCTGGACCTTCAAAAGCAACTAAAGGAACAAGGGATTCCTATCATAAACGAAGCAGATGAGTCAGGTTCCGGCCCTGCAAGTTTCACCCTCGAAGATCCGGATGGCAACGCTATTCTTTTCGACCAGCATAGGTAG
- a CDS encoding EamA family transporter, translating to MSIILALLAALFASFTAILAKIGIEKVDSNLATAVRTIVVVIMAFLMVLITGETDSIFTISVKSCVFLILSGLTTGLSWICFFKAIQIGDVSKVVPIDKSSVVLTILLSFIILREPATALVVSGGIIISIGTFVLIGRDRKKTRKKKVFNTKSYIFLAVLSAVFAAATNILAKIGIEDVDSNVATFIRTVVIILFAWGIVFFQGTVKELKSISKKSYLFLFLSGAATGLSWLCYFGALAIGKVSVVNPIDKFSVVLTMILSFIILKEKPAMNTIAGAILITIGTALLII from the coding sequence ATGAGCATAATTTTAGCCCTGCTGGCCGCATTATTTGCATCTTTCACCGCTATTCTCGCTAAAATTGGCATTGAAAAGGTTGATTCCAACCTTGCTACCGCCGTACGGACGATTGTGGTGGTCATCATGGCTTTTTTAATGGTCCTTATTACTGGCGAAACAGATAGCATCTTTACTATTTCGGTGAAATCCTGCGTATTTCTAATCCTGTCCGGCCTGACAACCGGCCTATCATGGATCTGCTTTTTTAAAGCGATTCAGATTGGAGATGTATCTAAAGTAGTTCCCATCGATAAGTCGAGTGTCGTCTTAACGATCCTCTTATCCTTTATTATTCTCAGGGAACCCGCCACAGCTCTGGTTGTTTCAGGCGGAATCATTATTTCCATTGGAACCTTTGTCTTAATTGGCCGAGACAGGAAAAAGACCCGCAAAAAGAAAGTATTTAATACAAAATCATATATTTTCCTAGCCGTCCTGTCCGCTGTATTTGCTGCAGCCACCAATATTTTAGCGAAGATCGGAATTGAAGACGTCGACTCCAATGTGGCTACCTTTATCCGGACTGTGGTCATCATTCTTTTCGCCTGGGGCATCGTATTTTTCCAGGGGACTGTTAAGGAGCTTAAAAGCATTTCGAAAAAGTCCTATTTATTTCTTTTCCTCTCTGGAGCCGCTACCGGATTATCCTGGCTGTGCTATTTCGGCGCTCTCGCCATCGGCAAGGTTAGTGTCGTGAACCCCATTGATAAATTCAGTGTGGTGCTGACTATGATTTTAAGTTTCATTATTTTAAAAGAGAAGCCGGCAATGAATACCATTGCCGGCGCCATTTTGATTACGATTGGGACGGCTTTGCTGATAATCTAG
- a CDS encoding GNAT family N-acetyltransferase gives MIAELAELNQYDIPGLIDLSASVGWDYDEYEVRTLLESGRVFGHKNAAGRIVSSSAIIPYDTKLASIGMVIVHEEFRGFGLAMEAVLKCAESINGDMSLMLIATKEGKPLYEKMGFKTVDFISKFLCDDFIPVHLQDHDGVFIEDFNQSDFAKLVNLDGAAFGDKRSVFLRNRISQSKQCLVVKNNNGEIIGYGLSIQGPVNLILGPIASADSDTAALIVEKLALHHKGKLRIDVPEGRTDFMPYLERSGFVKTNTPPVMMKNSAAMPQRNNTLYAIASQAFG, from the coding sequence ATGATAGCAGAATTAGCAGAATTAAATCAATATGATATTCCAGGCCTAATAGATTTATCGGCATCGGTTGGATGGGATTATGATGAATATGAAGTAAGAACACTTTTGGAATCCGGGAGAGTTTTCGGTCATAAGAATGCTGCAGGGAGAATTGTATCCAGTTCCGCTATAATTCCCTATGACACTAAACTGGCGTCGATTGGCATGGTTATTGTCCATGAAGAATTCAGGGGATTTGGCCTGGCAATGGAAGCAGTCCTAAAGTGTGCTGAAAGTATTAATGGGGATATGTCGCTAATGCTCATTGCAACGAAGGAAGGAAAGCCCCTTTATGAAAAAATGGGCTTCAAAACAGTGGATTTTATAAGCAAATTTCTTTGTGATGATTTCATCCCTGTACATTTACAGGATCATGATGGAGTTTTTATAGAAGACTTTAATCAGTCTGATTTTGCTAAGCTTGTTAATTTGGACGGGGCTGCCTTTGGGGATAAGCGTAGCGTTTTCCTGCGCAATCGAATCAGCCAGTCTAAACAATGCCTTGTTGTTAAAAATAATAATGGAGAGATCATTGGATATGGATTATCCATACAGGGGCCAGTCAATTTAATACTTGGACCCATTGCATCAGCTGATTCAGATACAGCTGCCTTAATCGTAGAAAAATTGGCTTTACATCATAAAGGGAAGCTGCGAATTGATGTTCCAGAAGGAAGAACGGATTTTATGCCCTATCTGGAGCGAAGCGGTTTTGTTAAAACAAACACTCCTCCAGTCATGATGAAAAATTCAGCAGCTATGCCGCAGAGGAACAATACCTTATATGCTATTGCTTCGCAGGCTTTTGGGTAG
- a CDS encoding erythromycin resistance leader peptide, protein MTHAMRLRFPTLNQ, encoded by the coding sequence ATGACACACGCGATGAGACTTCGATTCCCAACTTTGAACCAGTAA